A genomic stretch from Candidatus Neomarinimicrobiota bacterium includes:
- a CDS encoding protein-L-isoaspartate(D-aspartate) O-methyltransferase: MKIRILFCLLMCQFFLFGEDYNKARERMIRYQLEGRDIKNKTVLNAMKSVPRHRFVPDKQRRHAYDDRPLPIGYGQTISQPYIVAYMTQIIDPGPKYRILEIGTGSGYQAAVLAEIVDSVFTIEIVKELANKARSTLEVNGYGNVVVRHSDGYYGWESKAPFDAIVVTAAAEHIPPPLIKQLKPDGKMIIPVGSPFMIQNLMLVEKKGESVRTTSLFPVRFVPLTRETR; encoded by the coding sequence ATGAAAATTCGGATTCTTTTTTGCCTTTTGATGTGTCAGTTTTTTTTATTCGGAGAGGATTACAACAAGGCCCGGGAACGGATGATCCGGTATCAGCTTGAAGGCAGGGATATTAAAAACAAAACAGTTTTAAATGCTATGAAGAGTGTCCCGAGGCACAGGTTCGTACCGGATAAGCAGAGACGTCATGCATACGATGACAGACCGCTTCCCATTGGATATGGACAGACAATCTCCCAGCCTTACATCGTGGCTTATATGACACAGATTATTGATCCCGGGCCGAAGTACCGCATTCTGGAAATCGGAACAGGGTCCGGCTATCAGGCAGCGGTCTTGGCGGAAATTGTGGATTCGGTCTTTACCATAGAAATCGTCAAGGAATTGGCAAACAAGGCCCGGTCGACTTTGGAGGTAAACGGGTATGGTAATGTTGTGGTCCGCCATTCAGACGGGTATTACGGTTGGGAATCGAAAGCCCCTTTTGATGCTATTGTGGTCACTGCTGCTGCGGAACATATCCCCCCGCCTCTGATCAAGCAATTGAAACCGGATGGAAAAATGATCATTCCGGTCGGTTCTCCTTTTATGATTCAGAACCTGATGCTGGTTGAAAAGAAAGGAGAATCTGTCCGGACAACTTCCCTCTTTCCCGTCCGTTTTGTCCCCCTGACCCGGGAAACCCGATGA